One window of Chloroflexus aggregans DSM 9485 genomic DNA carries:
- a CDS encoding HAD-IIA family hydrolase, with the protein MQFIPRYDGYIFDLDGTIYLGDILLPGVAELLATLRREGRRIVFLSNNPTKTRRQYAERLRRLGIDADEHEIVNSSAVMVEWLLANAPGAPLFVVGEAPLIGELEAAGFPLSERPGEIAFVVASFDRTFTYRKLQIAFDAIRAGARLVATNPDRFCPVPGGGEPDAAAIIAAIEACTDTRCEVIVGKPSPIMARTVSRLINLPPERCIIVGDRLMTDIAMGITAGMDTALVLTGDSRRADLEHSSYRPTYVLERIDELIRETS; encoded by the coding sequence ATGCAATTCATTCCTCGTTACGATGGATATATCTTCGACCTTGATGGTACTATCTATCTCGGCGACATCCTTCTACCCGGTGTTGCCGAACTGTTGGCGACACTCCGCCGTGAGGGGCGGCGGATCGTCTTTCTCTCGAATAATCCAACCAAGACACGCCGGCAATACGCCGAGCGTTTGCGGCGTCTCGGCATTGATGCCGATGAGCATGAGATTGTCAATAGCTCGGCGGTGATGGTGGAATGGTTGCTTGCCAATGCCCCCGGCGCACCGTTATTTGTCGTCGGTGAGGCACCACTCATCGGTGAACTCGAGGCGGCTGGGTTCCCGTTGAGTGAGCGACCGGGTGAGATTGCTTTTGTTGTCGCTTCGTTTGATCGCACGTTTACCTATCGTAAACTCCAGATTGCCTTCGATGCGATCCGGGCCGGCGCACGCCTCGTCGCCACCAACCCCGACCGCTTTTGCCCGGTCCCCGGTGGGGGCGAGCCGGATGCAGCAGCGATCATTGCTGCGATCGAGGCGTGTACCGATACCCGTTGCGAGGTGATCGTCGGTAAACCATCGCCGATTATGGCCCGCACGGTAAGTAGGCTGATCAACCTACCACCCGAACGGTGTATTATTGTCGGTGATCGGTTAATGACCGATATTGCAATGGGGATCACAGCCGGTATGGATACGGCATTGGTGTTAACCGGGGATAGCCGGCGTGCCGATCTTGAGCACTCGTCATACCGGCCAACTTACGTGCTCGAGCGGATTGATGAATTGATCCGAGAAACGTCTTGA
- a CDS encoding glycosyltransferase family 4 protein, with the protein MRIGVDFTAGIWQGAGIGRYTRELVRAAAQAGPDLTFHLFYAAGGIRPNNPFAHYAQELAATYPNVTLRPLPISPRLLTIIWQRLRLPLRIEWFIGPMDVVHAPDFVLPPTQSRTLLTIHDLTFLVEPGCAEPGLRRYLSEAVPRSLRRADLIVVDSQSTANDLGRLYGIPSRRVRLLYPAVDARFRPLPPDELATVRTRLALPDRFLLFVGTLEPRKNLVRLLHAFSLVQSDYPDLQLVIAGRRGWLYDEIFAAVTQYQVADRVRFLDFVADDDLPALYNLAEAFVYPSLYEGFGFPVLEALACGTPVVTTKVASLPEVAGSAAIMVDPLEVEDIAAGIHAALADPAPLRAAGPPQAATFRWEQTGQALVAIYRELAAKAAAT; encoded by the coding sequence ATGCGTATCGGTGTCGACTTTACAGCAGGTATTTGGCAAGGAGCAGGGATTGGTCGCTACACGCGAGAACTGGTGCGTGCTGCTGCCCAAGCCGGGCCTGATCTGACGTTTCACCTCTTCTACGCGGCCGGTGGGATCAGGCCAAATAATCCCTTTGCCCATTATGCACAGGAACTGGCGGCTACCTATCCAAATGTCACGTTACGGCCGCTACCGATCAGTCCGCGCCTGCTCACGATCATCTGGCAACGGCTACGATTGCCACTGCGGATCGAGTGGTTTATCGGACCGATGGATGTGGTGCATGCACCGGATTTTGTCTTACCGCCGACACAGTCGCGCACCCTGCTGACTATTCACGACCTCACGTTTCTGGTCGAACCGGGTTGTGCCGAACCCGGCTTGCGACGCTATTTGAGTGAGGCAGTACCCCGTTCACTCCGACGGGCCGATCTCATTGTTGTCGACTCACAGTCTACGGCGAACGATTTGGGGCGGCTCTATGGGATACCGAGTCGGCGTGTACGTCTGCTCTATCCGGCCGTGGATGCACGTTTTCGACCATTACCGCCGGACGAACTCGCCACGGTGCGCACAAGGCTAGCGCTACCGGATCGATTCCTGCTCTTTGTCGGAACGCTTGAACCGCGTAAAAACCTTGTCCGCCTGTTACATGCCTTTTCCCTGGTACAATCTGACTATCCCGACTTGCAGCTCGTTATTGCCGGGCGACGTGGTTGGTTGTACGACGAGATTTTTGCTGCGGTAACGCAGTATCAGGTGGCCGACCGAGTACGTTTCCTCGATTTTGTTGCCGACGACGATCTACCGGCATTGTATAATTTAGCCGAAGCCTTCGTTTACCCATCGTTGTACGAAGGGTTTGGCTTTCCGGTACTCGAGGCGCTCGCCTGCGGAACGCCGGTTGTCACGACTAAAGTGGCGAGCTTACCAGAAGTGGCCGGATCGGCCGCCATTATGGTCGATCCGCTAGAGGTCGAAGATATTGCTGCTGGTATCCACGCTGCGCTCGCCGATCCGGCGCCGCTCCGCGCTGCCGGGCCACCGCAGGCTGCGACCTTTCGCTGGGAACAGACCGGACAGGCGCTGGTGGCAATCTACCGTGAGCTCGCGGCAAAAGCCGCTGCCACTTGA
- a CDS encoding lysylphosphatidylglycerol synthase transmembrane domain-containing protein, translating into MSDRPSVVDITNDPPDSNQTERNDFSLGQRLRQPRTLISFGLAIAIIVFVVRGLDIDLATTWQYMRSADLWLLGLGLVVFYLTFPLRALRWRMLLINAGVPLQAGRHSWASLPALIEYIYLSWFANCIVPAKLGDAYRGYLLKHNGNVSFSATFGTIFAERLLDMIGLFSLLVISGYLTFGAHMPEGTQIVFGFGALLVVIIISGLAGMRWLGPQIRWFIPRRLHRVYGNFEQSALRSFTPAILPRLLAFTGAIWLLEGFRLWFVIQSLNHTGLDLNLAAIIFVALASSLLTALPITPAGLGVVEGTITVVLTLFGIATSLGGAVTLLDRLINFWSIVVFGFILYLFSRRK; encoded by the coding sequence ATGAGTGATCGGCCATCGGTGGTTGACATCACGAACGATCCACCCGATTCCAACCAAACAGAGCGCAACGATTTCTCGCTTGGTCAACGATTGCGTCAACCGCGTACTCTTATCTCGTTTGGATTGGCAATCGCGATTATTGTATTTGTCGTGCGTGGTCTCGACATTGACCTTGCGACCACGTGGCAATATATGCGTTCAGCCGATCTGTGGCTCCTTGGGTTAGGGCTGGTGGTTTTTTATCTCACCTTCCCTTTACGCGCGCTCCGCTGGCGCATGTTACTGATCAACGCCGGTGTACCGTTGCAGGCCGGGCGACACAGTTGGGCTTCATTGCCGGCGTTAATCGAGTATATTTATCTGTCGTGGTTTGCCAATTGCATTGTACCGGCCAAGCTCGGCGATGCATACCGTGGGTATCTGCTCAAACACAACGGTAACGTCTCCTTTTCGGCCACCTTCGGCACGATTTTTGCCGAACGGTTGCTTGACATGATCGGCCTATTCAGCTTGCTCGTGATCTCCGGGTATCTTACCTTTGGTGCGCATATGCCCGAAGGGACGCAGATTGTATTTGGCTTTGGGGCACTCTTGGTCGTGATTATTATCAGTGGTCTGGCCGGTATGCGCTGGCTGGGGCCGCAGATACGCTGGTTTATTCCACGCCGTTTGCATCGCGTCTACGGCAATTTTGAGCAATCGGCGCTGCGGTCGTTTACGCCGGCAATCCTTCCCCGCTTACTTGCCTTCACCGGTGCTATTTGGTTACTTGAGGGTTTTCGGCTTTGGTTTGTTATTCAGTCCTTGAATCATACCGGTCTGGATCTGAACCTCGCCGCGATTATTTTTGTTGCGTTAGCATCGTCATTGCTGACAGCACTACCGATTACCCCCGCCGGTTTGGGAGTGGTCGAGGGAACGATTACCGTCGTATTGACTCTCTTCGGCATTGCAACGAGTCTTGGTGGGGCAGTTACGCTGCTCGACCGGCTGATCAACTTCTGGAGTATTGTCGTGTTTGGTTTCATCCTCTATCTGTTCAGCCGGCGGAAGTAG
- the pepF gene encoding oligoendopeptidase F, translating into MQTVRERSEIPEQYKWDPFSIFPSQAAWEAAIDEVNTLIARAAQFRGRLHEGPPVIADFLGLSETIMRNVGQITVFATMFYTVDTNDREASAMRDRAIGLQARASAALAFGEPELLAIGADQLLTWADQDEYLATYRHYFERLIARAPHVRSAEVEELLGQVRDPFAAASAVHGVLANAELRFPLAYDSNGEAYEITQGTINALITHPDRTLRKQAWEGYADAHIAVENTMAQCLATGVKQNVFLARARRYASALEAALKPNFIPLEVFHNLIATFERHLPIWHRYWRVRRAALGVDELHVYDTKAPLATPLIVPYERAVDWICAGMAPLGNEYVQIMRRGLREQRWVDVYPNRGKRAGAFSTGAPGTHPFIMMSYNDDIFSLSTLAHELGHSMHSYYTRRTQPVIYTNYGLFLAEVASNFNQALVRAYLFQTLTDRNAQIGLIEEAMANFHRYFFIMPTLARFELAIHQRAERGQPLTATIFNELMADLFAEGYGSEVVVDRARVGNTWAQFSTHLYANFYVYQYATGIAGAHALAAPILAGNADAADRYINEFLKAGGSRFPLDTLRQAGVDLTSPEPVEQTFAVMASYIDRLEQLVGGSGS; encoded by the coding sequence CAGGCTGCATGGGAAGCGGCCATCGACGAGGTTAATACGCTCATTGCACGCGCTGCTCAGTTTCGTGGTCGGTTACACGAAGGCCCACCCGTTATCGCCGACTTTCTTGGCCTGAGCGAGACGATTATGCGCAACGTCGGCCAAATTACGGTCTTCGCCACGATGTTCTATACCGTCGATACCAATGACCGTGAAGCGAGTGCAATGCGTGATCGGGCAATTGGGCTGCAAGCCCGAGCAAGTGCAGCATTGGCGTTTGGTGAGCCTGAGTTGTTGGCCATCGGCGCCGATCAGTTGTTGACCTGGGCGGATCAAGATGAGTATCTGGCAACCTACCGCCACTATTTTGAACGCCTGATCGCTCGTGCTCCTCATGTGCGTTCTGCCGAAGTGGAAGAGTTGTTGGGGCAGGTACGCGATCCGTTCGCTGCGGCAAGTGCAGTCCACGGTGTATTGGCCAATGCTGAATTACGCTTTCCCCTCGCCTACGACAGCAATGGTGAGGCGTATGAGATTACGCAAGGCACGATTAATGCACTCATTACCCATCCTGATCGCACCTTGCGTAAGCAGGCGTGGGAAGGGTATGCCGACGCGCACATTGCCGTCGAAAATACGATGGCCCAGTGCTTAGCCACCGGCGTCAAACAGAATGTCTTTCTTGCCCGTGCGCGTCGGTATGCCTCGGCTCTTGAAGCCGCACTGAAGCCGAATTTTATTCCACTTGAGGTCTTTCACAACCTGATCGCTACGTTCGAGCGCCATTTACCGATCTGGCACCGGTATTGGCGGGTACGTCGTGCGGCCCTCGGTGTTGATGAATTGCATGTTTACGATACCAAAGCACCGTTAGCGACCCCGCTTATCGTGCCTTATGAGCGAGCTGTCGATTGGATCTGCGCCGGTATGGCTCCGCTGGGCAATGAATATGTCCAGATTATGCGGCGTGGGTTGCGCGAACAGCGTTGGGTTGATGTCTATCCCAATCGGGGTAAGCGGGCCGGTGCGTTCTCAACCGGTGCACCGGGCACCCACCCGTTTATTATGATGTCGTACAACGATGACATCTTCAGCCTTAGTACCCTTGCCCACGAGTTGGGTCACTCGATGCATTCGTACTATACGCGGCGTACCCAACCGGTGATCTATACCAACTATGGTCTGTTCCTGGCGGAAGTAGCCTCGAATTTCAATCAGGCGTTGGTGCGCGCGTATCTGTTCCAAACGTTAACCGACCGCAATGCCCAGATCGGCTTAATCGAAGAGGCGATGGCGAACTTCCATCGCTATTTCTTCATTATGCCGACGCTGGCTCGCTTTGAGTTGGCTATCCATCAGCGCGCTGAACGCGGTCAACCGTTAACCGCGACCATCTTTAACGAGTTGATGGCCGATCTCTTTGCCGAGGGGTATGGTAGCGAGGTCGTCGTTGATCGGGCGCGCGTCGGTAATACGTGGGCGCAGTTTTCTACCCATCTGTACGCCAATTTCTATGTCTATCAGTATGCAACCGGTATTGCCGGTGCCCACGCGCTGGCCGCACCTATCCTCGCCGGTAATGCCGATGCCGCCGATCGCTATATCAATGAGTTTCTCAAGGCCGGTGGTTCACGCTTTCCACTTGATACGTTGCGACAGGCCGGGGTTGATCTAACTTCACCCGAACCGGTTGAGCAGACCTTTGCCGTGATGGCATCTTACATTGATCGGCTTGAGCAGTTGGTCGGTGGATCAGGTTCATAA
- a CDS encoding phosphatase PAP2 family protein has protein sequence MMQPNDLTAEALSRGALPGRGYAIARRISQILHPVPLGIVSIFIVGVLGSDNRVSGLWWSIVCALLHVVPPTIFFNIRLRQGAYSDDDISVRTQRNELYLFGMANVLIGMAILWALQAPLPIIAMLVSVAVMNAISFVINLFWKISIHSASIGSCATLVSIYLPALGGLCWAAAVVLGWARLRTRNHTLMQVIAGMSLAVVCVLGVFRLFGLV, from the coding sequence ATGATGCAACCAAACGATCTGACCGCAGAAGCACTTAGCCGCGGCGCACTACCGGGACGCGGCTACGCGATAGCCCGGCGCATCTCGCAGATTCTGCACCCCGTGCCGCTGGGTATTGTCAGTATTTTTATCGTTGGCGTGCTTGGCAGCGACAACCGGGTGAGCGGGTTGTGGTGGTCGATCGTGTGCGCGTTATTGCACGTGGTGCCGCCGACCATCTTTTTCAACATTCGCCTGCGCCAAGGCGCGTATAGCGATGACGATATTTCGGTGCGTACCCAACGCAACGAACTGTATCTGTTTGGGATGGCTAATGTGCTGATCGGGATGGCGATTCTGTGGGCATTACAAGCACCGCTCCCGATAATAGCGATGCTGGTATCGGTCGCGGTGATGAACGCGATCTCGTTCGTTATTAATCTGTTTTGGAAGATTAGCATTCACTCGGCCAGTATTGGCTCATGCGCCACACTGGTCAGCATCTACTTGCCGGCGCTGGGAGGGTTATGTTGGGCGGCAGCCGTTGTGTTAGGATGGGCACGGCTGCGCACCCGCAATCACACCTTGATGCAGGTGATCGCCGGGATGAGTCTGGCGGTAGTCTGCGTCCTTGGAGTGTTCCGGCTGTTTGGGCTGGTGTGA
- a CDS encoding GDP-mannose 4,6-dehydratase — MTYLVTGAAGFIGSHLVDRLLARGEQVIGLDNFVAYYDPARKRRNLAQALQHAGFTLIEGDIRDAETVAAIFSRYRPQAVAHLAAMPGPRPSIANPLLYESVNVGGSVVILEQACRAEVANIVIASTSSVYGKASRVPFREDDPTDRPLSPYAATKKAAEVLAYTFHSLYGIPTSVVRFFTVYGPRGRPDMTPYLFVERMVRHQPITLFNGGVNLFRDYTYIDDIVSGVMNALDRPRPYEIFNLGHSQPVELCRFVQLLEQITGYAAKIEVKPLPATEPPITFADTAKAGQLLDFVPTIAIEEGLERFWAWYCAEVNR, encoded by the coding sequence ATGACTTATCTTGTGACCGGTGCTGCCGGCTTTATCGGGAGTCATCTGGTTGATCGCCTCCTGGCCCGCGGCGAACAGGTGATTGGCCTCGACAATTTTGTCGCCTACTACGATCCGGCCCGCAAACGACGGAATCTAGCCCAAGCGCTACAACACGCAGGGTTTACCCTTATTGAAGGGGATATTCGTGATGCGGAGACCGTCGCAGCCATCTTCAGTCGCTACCGACCGCAGGCAGTGGCTCACCTTGCCGCTATGCCTGGACCACGCCCCTCGATAGCCAACCCGCTCCTGTACGAGTCGGTGAACGTTGGCGGGAGCGTGGTCATTCTCGAACAGGCATGTCGTGCCGAAGTAGCAAATATCGTGATCGCGTCGACCTCATCGGTCTACGGTAAAGCCAGTCGTGTTCCGTTCCGCGAAGACGACCCGACCGACCGACCGTTGTCACCGTATGCAGCCACAAAAAAGGCGGCTGAAGTGCTCGCATACACGTTCCATAGCTTGTACGGGATTCCGACCAGCGTCGTGCGTTTTTTTACCGTCTATGGGCCGCGCGGACGACCCGATATGACACCCTATCTCTTTGTCGAACGGATGGTGCGGCACCAACCGATCACGCTGTTTAACGGTGGAGTCAATCTGTTCCGCGATTATACGTACATCGATGATATTGTCAGCGGTGTGATGAATGCACTTGACCGACCACGTCCCTACGAAATCTTTAATCTTGGTCATTCACAACCGGTCGAACTGTGCCGGTTTGTACAATTGCTCGAACAGATCACGGGTTATGCCGCCAAGATCGAGGTTAAGCCACTGCCGGCCACCGAACCACCGATTACCTTCGCCGATACAGCGAAAGCCGGACAACTACTCGATTTCGTACCGACCATTGCAATTGAAGAGGGATTAGAGCGTTTTTGGGCATGGTACTGTGCGGAAGTGAATCGATAG
- a CDS encoding helicase HerA domain-containing protein — translation MQRRQRLGVVTGGSLLDGLTVRLDAGTSVEDVRVGKFVVVHGQRFTFFSMVTDVRLGAVTPKVMLDPPPADEFFANVLSGTTTYGELRLDLRLMLPLDGSAELLPVKTVPHHFAPLFEANAEDFQHVFGREEGSQFMIGSPLDMDVPVCIDLNRLVERSNGVFGKSGTGKSFLTRLLVCGVILNDVASNLIFDMHDEYGWAARSEGAHFVKGLRQLFGSKVLLYALAGGAFDRKLIDGEIMIGYDQIEPEDVLLLSEELNLNPTAAETAELLVDTYGTDWLAQLWKMDQADLKNFADEKSASLASLNALKRKTLQLKRLGFVRERADLSPIDHLINALMTGRHVVLSFGRYDDPLAYMLVANVITRRIHQRWREQTERYLHSKLESDRPRPLMITIEEAHKFLNPRLARQTIFGTIAREMRKYSVTLLVVDQRPSSIDSEVLSQLGTRITALLSDEQDIDAVFTGVGGSNRLRMVLANLDTRQQALVLGHAVPMPVVVRTRPYDETFYRFIEQRTRRARDMVTAQQEADELFPD, via the coding sequence ATGCAACGACGCCAACGACTCGGTGTAGTCACCGGTGGTTCGCTCCTCGATGGCTTAACGGTGCGGCTCGATGCCGGTACTTCGGTTGAGGATGTGCGCGTTGGCAAGTTTGTTGTTGTGCACGGTCAACGCTTCACCTTTTTTTCGATGGTGACGGATGTACGACTCGGAGCGGTAACGCCGAAGGTCATGCTCGATCCGCCACCGGCTGATGAATTCTTCGCCAATGTGCTGAGTGGGACTACTACGTATGGTGAACTACGGCTCGATCTACGGCTGATGTTGCCGCTCGACGGGAGTGCCGAGCTATTACCGGTTAAGACGGTCCCCCACCATTTTGCGCCGCTATTCGAGGCGAACGCGGAAGATTTTCAGCATGTCTTTGGGCGCGAAGAGGGGAGTCAGTTTATGATCGGATCTCCGCTCGATATGGATGTGCCGGTTTGTATCGACCTCAATCGGCTGGTCGAGCGCTCGAACGGAGTATTCGGGAAGAGTGGTACCGGCAAGAGCTTTCTGACCCGCCTCTTGGTCTGTGGGGTTATTCTGAACGACGTGGCTTCTAATCTTATATTCGATATGCACGACGAATACGGATGGGCGGCGCGCTCAGAAGGGGCACATTTCGTTAAAGGATTACGCCAGCTTTTCGGTAGTAAAGTGTTGCTGTATGCGCTGGCCGGTGGAGCGTTTGATCGTAAATTGATCGATGGGGAGATTATGATCGGTTACGATCAGATCGAACCTGAAGATGTGTTGTTGCTAAGTGAAGAGTTGAATCTCAACCCTACCGCCGCCGAAACGGCTGAGTTGCTGGTTGACACCTATGGCACCGACTGGCTTGCTCAGCTTTGGAAGATGGATCAAGCCGATCTCAAGAACTTTGCCGATGAGAAGAGTGCGAGCCTCGCCTCGTTGAACGCGCTCAAGCGTAAGACGTTGCAACTCAAACGTTTGGGTTTTGTGCGCGAGCGTGCCGATCTGTCACCGATCGATCATCTCATCAATGCCCTCATGACCGGGCGGCACGTGGTGCTAAGTTTTGGTCGTTACGACGATCCCTTAGCGTATATGCTGGTCGCCAATGTCATAACCCGGCGGATTCATCAACGCTGGCGCGAACAGACCGAGCGGTATCTTCATTCAAAACTTGAATCTGATCGACCGCGCCCATTGATGATTACCATCGAAGAAGCTCACAAGTTCCTCAACCCACGCCTTGCCCGTCAGACCATCTTCGGTACGATTGCACGCGAGATGCGCAAATACAGCGTGACGCTACTGGTCGTTGATCAACGACCTTCATCGATTGACAGCGAGGTGCTGAGTCAGCTTGGTACCCGAATTACCGCGCTGCTAAGCGATGAACAGGACATCGATGCCGTGTTCACCGGTGTCGGTGGTAGTAACCGACTACGCATGGTTCTGGCTAATCTCGACACCCGCCAGCAAGCTCTCGTGCTTGGTCACGCTGTTCCAATGCCGGTAGTGGTACGAACACGACCCTACGATGAGACCTTTTATCGCTTCATCGAGCAACGCACACGCCGGGCGCGTGATATGGTCACGGCCCAACAAGAGGCCGATGAGCTATTCCCCGATTAA
- a CDS encoding response regulator codes for MRILIVDDESSTRSTLQRLMAKLRNAKIDTASNGADGLKLARRHWYDLIITDYHMPKMDGIDLIYNLRQEGYAIPMVLISGDPIEGYAMSAGANLFLQKPIDIDDLRTMLDRLGL; via the coding sequence ATGCGTATTCTCATTGTAGACGACGAATCAAGCACGCGATCAACTTTACAGCGTCTCATGGCGAAACTGCGAAACGCCAAGATCGACACGGCCAGCAACGGCGCCGACGGTCTGAAACTGGCACGCCGACATTGGTATGATCTGATCATTACCGATTATCATATGCCGAAGATGGACGGTATTGACTTGATCTATAACCTACGGCAAGAGGGGTATGCGATACCGATGGTGCTCATATCAGGCGACCCAATCGAAGGTTATGCAATGTCGGCCGGCGCAAACCTCTTTCTCCAAAAGCCGATAGACATTGACGATCTACGCACTATGCTCGATAGGTTAGGTTTATAA
- a CDS encoding sortase has protein sequence MLRLNPLSERLWHIVSWRRVPAHRRGRWLLGTLLMLFGIGVLLYVLVTTLQIEYYRWAARGDSPLPAPRVTTSSFRPADERPLPLLPELSLTSSVTGTTDTLDPSVARTTQDVPTSASSALPTVDSGLLISEPPEPVQADWVATVERLVIPAIKVDSKVIEVGWETIEENGQPISVWQVAEYAVGQHRGSANPGEGENIVLAGHVGGYGRVFKDLFYLKRGDEVIVYSRGQPYRYLVSERIVVDEEGAPPEQRLANARYIAPTGYEVVTMITCWPPNGPDKFKQRVIVRALPVQPTTDNGTALPDSTR, from the coding sequence ATGCTCCGCCTGAACCCACTTAGCGAACGTCTTTGGCATATCGTCAGTTGGCGACGGGTACCGGCGCATCGCCGTGGCCGGTGGTTGCTAGGCACCCTTCTGATGCTGTTTGGTATCGGGGTGTTACTATATGTCTTGGTGACGACGTTGCAAATCGAGTACTACCGCTGGGCTGCGCGCGGTGATTCGCCACTCCCTGCACCACGGGTTACAACGAGTAGTTTTCGCCCCGCCGATGAGCGGCCTTTGCCGTTATTACCCGAACTATCGCTCACCTCCTCCGTAACCGGTACAACCGATACGCTCGACCCATCTGTTGCGCGTACAACGCAAGACGTACCTACCTCGGCGAGCAGCGCCCTGCCGACGGTCGATAGTGGTCTGCTCATCTCAGAACCGCCTGAACCGGTGCAAGCCGATTGGGTAGCAACGGTAGAGCGCTTGGTGATTCCAGCGATTAAAGTGGACTCGAAAGTGATCGAAGTAGGTTGGGAGACCATCGAAGAGAATGGTCAACCGATCTCAGTCTGGCAGGTTGCCGAGTACGCCGTCGGCCAGCATCGCGGTTCGGCCAATCCCGGCGAGGGTGAGAATATTGTCTTGGCCGGTCACGTTGGAGGGTACGGTCGCGTCTTCAAAGACCTCTTCTATCTCAAACGGGGTGATGAAGTCATCGTATACAGTCGTGGTCAACCGTACCGCTACCTCGTCAGCGAGCGGATTGTCGTTGATGAAGAGGGCGCGCCACCTGAGCAGCGTCTCGCCAATGCCCGTTATATTGCCCCAACCGGCTACGAAGTGGTAACGATGATCACGTGTTGGCCGCCCAATGGCCCCGATAAGTTTAAGCAGCGGGTGATTGTGCGGGCGTTACCGGTGCAGCCGACGACTGATAACGGCACAGCGCTGCCGGACAGCACGCGCTAG
- a CDS encoding helix-turn-helix domain-containing protein, giving the protein MARREGINPDAVYSREEIARLLGVSLSTVKRLISSGQLAASRPAGLRRVFIRGTSVLEMLETTRIHGEHDEE; this is encoded by the coding sequence ATGGCGCGCCGTGAGGGGATCAATCCTGATGCCGTCTATTCACGCGAAGAGATAGCTCGCTTGCTCGGCGTTAGCTTGAGCACCGTAAAACGCCTGATTAGCAGCGGGCAACTAGCAGCCAGTCGGCCCGCTGGGTTGCGCCGTGTCTTTATTCGCGGGACCAGCGTGTTAGAGATGTTGGAAACGACCCGCATCCATGGCGAGCATGATGAGGAGTAA
- a CDS encoding expansin EXLX1 family cellulose-binding protein yields the protein MSVRILSPVIGWWRQSVISIMVTPTIAVRMLRCLGQQGSVVVRIVDECPDNPGCGLNHLDLSPEAFDRIAPRAWGRVSITWRVISPPLTDPVQFHLKDGSNPWWLAFQVRHHRNPIAKLEYRTPQGQWVQLNRTPYNYFIRECQCAGGERGPFVLRVTDIYGNTLTETVQFTTLSSGGLSPGELVSGSGQFPYGP from the coding sequence ATGTCTGTTCGAATTCTATCCCCGGTGATCGGATGGTGGCGGCAATCAGTTATCTCAATTATGGTAACGCCGACTATTGCGGTGCGTATGTTGAGGTGTTTGGGCCAACAAGGAAGCGTTGTAGTACGGATTGTCGATGAATGTCCCGATAATCCCGGTTGTGGCCTCAATCATCTCGATCTCAGCCCTGAGGCATTCGACCGTATTGCGCCGCGAGCGTGGGGGCGCGTGTCGATCACGTGGCGGGTGATCAGTCCGCCTCTTACCGATCCGGTGCAATTTCATCTCAAAGATGGCAGTAATCCGTGGTGGTTAGCTTTTCAGGTGCGCCATCACCGAAACCCGATTGCCAAACTCGAGTATCGTACACCGCAAGGGCAGTGGGTGCAACTCAACCGAACGCCCTATAACTACTTCATCCGTGAGTGTCAGTGTGCCGGCGGCGAACGTGGCCCTTTCGTCTTGCGAGTCACCGACATCTACGGCAATACACTCACCGAGACGGTACAATTTACGACCCTCTCGTCCGGTGGTTTATCACCCGGCGAGTTGGTTAGTGGCAGTGGTCAGTTTCCCTACGGACCGTAG